A region of Massilia sp. WG5 DNA encodes the following proteins:
- a CDS encoding ABC transporter transmembrane domain-containing protein, translated as MTKSSTLSSNAAESASRKGTFAALARLLPFLRPYRRQFMLAGIALVVAAAATLAIPYAFKQMIDHGFGAAAGGRSIENVNATFLALFGVAAVLGVATAARFYMVSWLGERVTADIRSAVYRHVVQQSPEFFESTRTGEVLSRLTTDTTLIQSVVGTSISLALRNTLLFAGGLAMLFVTSAKLTSIILGLLVLVVVPIVLFGRRVRKLSRDSQDRIADASALAGEILNAMPTVQAFTGEKREAQRFGASVEHAFQTAMRRIRARSILTMLAIVLVFGAIVFVLWLGAHAVLAGTMTGGDLGQFILYASIVSGAVGALSEVMGEAQRAAGAAERLLELLSLRSSIGSPQHPKPLPPRKVGGAALELLDVGFSYPSRPDHAALAHLDLSILPGETVAIVGPSGAGKTTLFQLLLRFYDPQSGKIQLDGVDIRELELHTLRGAIGIVPQDTVIFSANAMENIRYGRPDASDLEVIAAAKMAAAHEFIERLPQGYGSYLGERGVRLSGGQRQRIAIARALLKNPPLLLLDEATSALDAESERLVQSALEAAMVGRTTLIIAHRLATVQRADRIIVMEDGRIVETGNHASLVALGGIYANLAALQFHNVQVVH; from the coding sequence ATGACCAAGAGCTCTACCCTTTCCAGCAACGCCGCCGAATCCGCCAGCCGCAAGGGCACCTTCGCCGCCCTGGCCCGCCTGCTGCCTTTCCTGCGTCCCTACCGCCGCCAGTTCATGCTGGCCGGGATCGCCCTGGTGGTTGCCGCCGCCGCCACCCTGGCCATTCCCTACGCCTTCAAGCAGATGATCGACCACGGCTTCGGGGCCGCCGCCGGCGGGCGCAGCATCGAGAACGTCAACGCCACCTTCCTGGCGCTGTTCGGCGTGGCGGCCGTGCTGGGCGTGGCGACCGCGGCGCGCTTCTACATGGTGTCCTGGCTGGGCGAGCGGGTCACGGCCGACATCCGGAGCGCGGTCTACCGCCACGTGGTGCAGCAGAGCCCTGAATTCTTCGAGTCCACCCGCACCGGCGAAGTGCTGTCGCGCCTGACCACCGACACCACCCTGATCCAGTCCGTGGTCGGGACCAGCATTTCGCTGGCGCTGCGCAATACCCTGCTGTTCGCCGGCGGCCTGGCGATGCTGTTCGTGACCAGCGCCAAGCTGACCTCGATCATCCTCGGCCTGCTGGTGCTGGTGGTGGTGCCGATCGTGCTGTTCGGGCGGCGCGTGCGCAAGCTCTCGCGCGATTCCCAGGACCGCATCGCCGACGCCTCCGCGCTGGCCGGCGAAATCCTCAACGCCATGCCGACCGTGCAGGCCTTTACCGGCGAGAAGCGCGAGGCCCAGCGCTTCGGCGCTTCGGTCGAACACGCCTTCCAGACCGCGATGCGGCGCATCCGCGCGCGCTCCATCCTCACCATGCTGGCCATCGTGCTGGTGTTCGGCGCGATCGTCTTCGTGCTGTGGCTGGGCGCGCATGCGGTGCTGGCCGGGACCATGACCGGCGGCGACCTCGGCCAGTTCATCCTGTACGCCTCGATCGTCTCGGGCGCGGTCGGCGCCCTGTCCGAAGTGATGGGCGAGGCCCAGCGCGCGGCCGGCGCCGCCGAACGCCTGCTGGAACTGCTGTCGCTGCGCTCCAGCATCGGCAGCCCGCAACATCCGAAGCCGCTGCCGCCGCGCAAGGTGGGCGGCGCCGCCCTCGAGCTGCTCGATGTCGGCTTTTCCTACCCGTCGCGCCCGGACCATGCGGCGCTGGCGCACCTGGACCTGTCGATCCTGCCGGGCGAGACGGTGGCGATCGTCGGACCGTCCGGCGCCGGCAAGACCACCCTGTTCCAGCTCCTGCTGCGCTTCTACGATCCGCAGTCCGGCAAGATCCAGCTGGACGGGGTCGACATCCGCGAACTCGAGCTGCACACCCTGCGCGGCGCGATCGGCATCGTGCCCCAGGATACGGTGATCTTCTCGGCCAACGCCATGGAAAACATCCGCTACGGCCGCCCGGACGCCAGCGACCTTGAAGTCATCGCCGCGGCGAAGATGGCGGCCGCGCACGAGTTCATCGAGCGCCTGCCGCAAGGCTATGGCTCCTACCTGGGCGAGCGCGGCGTGCGCCTGTCCGGCGGGCAGCGCCAGCGCATCGCGATCGCCCGTGCACTGCTGAAGAACCCGCCGCTGCTGCTGCTCGACGAGGCGACCAGCGCGCTGGACGCCGAATCCGAGCGCCTGGTGCAGAGCGCGCTGGAAGCAGCGATGGTCGGCCGCACCACCCTGATCATCGC
- a CDS encoding lipocalin-like domain-containing protein codes for MLRRFFILLLALAGAVQSSQAAAPLFAPVTPGRALVFPQDFGAHPAYRTEWWYVTGWLADADGKPLGFQVTFFRSRTAHDPANPSAFAPKQLIIGHAALSDPARGRLLHDQRSAREGFGLAWARTGDTDVKLEDWSMRRGADGRYRVSVRGADLAFELALAPTQPVLLEGEAGFSQKGPQAEHASYYYSQPQLLVSGTVTRAGKAIGVKGTAWLDHEWSSQVLDTNAAGWDWTGINLDDGGALMAFQIRAKDGAKLWAHATLRDAAGRLSQFGPDQVSFTPRARWKSPRTGASYPVATTIATGALNWQLTPLQQDQELDSRRSTGAVYWEGAVGVARDGRPVGRGYLELTGYVDPLHL; via the coding sequence ATGCTCCGCCGTTTCTTCATCCTGCTGCTGGCCCTGGCCGGCGCAGTGCAGTCAAGCCAGGCGGCGGCGCCGCTCTTTGCGCCGGTGACGCCCGGCCGCGCCCTCGTTTTCCCGCAGGACTTCGGCGCCCATCCCGCGTACCGCACGGAGTGGTGGTACGTGACCGGCTGGCTGGCCGATGCCGACGGCAAGCCGCTCGGCTTCCAGGTCACCTTCTTCCGCAGCCGTACCGCACACGACCCGGCCAACCCCAGCGCCTTCGCGCCGAAACAGCTGATCATCGGCCACGCCGCCCTGTCCGACCCGGCCCGGGGACGGCTACTGCACGACCAGCGCAGCGCACGCGAAGGCTTCGGCCTGGCCTGGGCCAGGACCGGCGACACCGACGTCAAGCTCGAGGACTGGAGCATGCGGCGCGGCGCCGACGGCCGCTACCGGGTGTCGGTGCGCGGCGCCGACCTGGCTTTCGAGCTGGCGCTGGCGCCGACCCAGCCGGTGCTGCTCGAGGGCGAAGCCGGTTTTTCGCAGAAAGGTCCGCAAGCGGAACACGCCAGTTATTATTACAGCCAGCCGCAGCTGCTGGTATCGGGCACCGTCACCCGCGCCGGCAAGGCGATCGGGGTCAAGGGCACGGCCTGGCTCGACCACGAATGGTCCAGCCAGGTGCTGGACACGAATGCGGCCGGCTGGGACTGGACCGGGATCAACCTCGACGACGGCGGCGCGCTGATGGCCTTCCAGATCCGCGCGAAGGACGGCGCCAAGCTCTGGGCCCACGCCACCCTGCGCGACGCCGCCGGCCGCCTCAGCCAGTTCGGCCCCGATCAGGTATCGTTTACCCCCCGGGCGCGCTGGAAGTCGCCGCGCACCGGCGCCAGCTACCCGGTGGCGACCACCATCGCGACCGGCGCGCTGAACTGGCAGCTGACGCCCCTGCAGCAGGACCAGGAACTCGACTCGCGCCGCTCGACCGGCGCGGTGTACTGGGAAGGCGCGGTGGGCGTCGCCCGCGACGGCCGGCCGGTGGGCCGCGGCTACCTCGAGCTGACCGGCTACGTCGACCCGCTGCATCTTTGA
- a CDS encoding ABC transporter permease, giving the protein MSGLGLLSRWLLFGEWRAHPMRALLAVLAIAVGVAMGFAIHLINAAAFNEFSAAIQSLAGQADLQVGGREAQFDQGIYPRLATHQGVAIASPVLEVNAALAGRPGALHIVGLDALRAGYVTPDLAGVPEPGRGADLLADDTIFLSPAAQSWLGLRTGDTLHLRAGTADVALRVAGPILRARSGQRLAVMDIGALQWRFRQLGKLSRVDLKLREGVDRAAFERSLAAELESSFPGRFTVAAPNDAQQESRNNNLSRAYRVNLTVLALVALFTGAFLVFSTQALSVLRRRSQFALLRVLGLPRRLLLRQVLIEGASLGVIGSLAGIGAGYALAAAALAFFGGDLGAGYFSGVKPAVHFTPLAACVFFLLGLGVALLGCAAPAWEAARARPAVALKSGNDETALERLSRIWPSLLCLGAAAACAFAPPVFELPLFGYIAVALLLIGGIGLMPRLAASAFRLLNRVQMRRQATHSSPAPSPVLSLALARLANAPGQASIALGGVLASFSLMVAMGIMVASFRVSVDDWMLHILPADLYVRTANGGNTGGLGPAEQAAIAGLPGAAQAAFLRTRPLTLDPARPAINLIARDLDAADPGRMLALVGAPAAAPAGELPVWVSEAMTDLYGFHTGQRITLPLGGRRQRFFVAGVWRDYANQTGSVVVRLADYRRLTGDGTVTDAALWAAKGSSADALAARLRALPFGAILQLASPGEIRAASLKIFDRSFAVTYLLEAIAIAIGLSGVAATFSAQTLARAREFGMLRHVGVSRGQVLKILALEGGALTVLGVATGFALGLLISLILVFVVNPQSFHWTMQLHLPWPLLGSVAAVLVLAAVATALVSGRYALSGGPVRAVREDW; this is encoded by the coding sequence ATGTCCGGCCTAGGACTGCTGTCGCGCTGGCTGCTGTTCGGCGAGTGGCGCGCCCACCCGATGCGCGCCCTGCTGGCGGTGCTGGCGATCGCGGTCGGCGTCGCCATGGGTTTCGCCATTCACCTGATCAACGCCGCCGCGTTCAACGAATTCTCCGCCGCCATCCAGAGCCTGGCCGGCCAGGCCGACCTGCAGGTCGGCGGCCGCGAAGCCCAGTTCGACCAAGGCATCTACCCGCGCCTGGCCACCCACCAGGGCGTGGCAATCGCCTCGCCGGTGCTGGAAGTGAACGCCGCCCTGGCCGGCAGGCCGGGGGCGCTGCACATCGTCGGCCTGGACGCCCTGCGCGCCGGCTACGTGACGCCCGACCTGGCCGGCGTGCCGGAACCAGGCCGCGGCGCCGACCTGCTGGCCGACGACACCATCTTCCTCTCGCCCGCGGCGCAAAGCTGGCTGGGCCTGCGGACCGGCGACACCCTGCACCTGCGCGCCGGCACCGCCGACGTGGCGCTGCGCGTGGCCGGCCCGATCCTGCGCGCGCGCAGCGGGCAGCGCCTGGCGGTGATGGATATCGGCGCCCTGCAATGGCGCTTCCGCCAGCTGGGCAAGCTGTCGCGCGTGGACCTCAAGCTGCGCGAGGGCGTCGACCGCGCCGCTTTCGAACGCAGCCTGGCGGCGGAGTTGGAAAGCAGCTTCCCCGGCCGCTTCACGGTGGCGGCGCCGAACGACGCGCAGCAGGAAAGCCGCAACAATAACCTCAGCCGCGCCTACCGCGTGAACCTGACCGTGCTGGCCCTGGTGGCCCTGTTCACGGGCGCCTTCCTGGTGTTCTCGACCCAGGCCCTGTCGGTGCTGCGGCGGCGCAGCCAGTTCGCGCTGCTGCGCGTGCTCGGCCTGCCGCGCCGGCTGCTGTTGCGCCAGGTGCTGATCGAAGGCGCCAGCCTGGGCGTGATCGGTTCGCTGGCCGGCATCGGCGCCGGCTATGCGCTGGCCGCCGCCGCACTGGCCTTCTTCGGCGGCGACCTCGGCGCCGGCTATTTCTCGGGCGTGAAGCCCGCTGTCCACTTCACCCCGCTGGCGGCCTGCGTGTTCTTCCTGCTCGGCCTGGGCGTGGCCCTGCTGGGCTGCGCGGCGCCGGCCTGGGAAGCGGCGCGCGCGCGCCCGGCGGTCGCCCTCAAGTCGGGCAACGACGAAACGGCGCTGGAGCGCCTGTCGCGCATCTGGCCCTCGCTGCTCTGCCTCGGCGCCGCCGCGGCCTGCGCCTTCGCCCCGCCGGTGTTCGAACTGCCGCTGTTCGGCTACATCGCCGTCGCCCTGCTGCTGATCGGCGGGATCGGCCTGATGCCGCGCCTGGCGGCCAGTGCTTTTCGCCTGCTGAACCGCGTCCAGATGCGCCGGCAGGCCACGCATTCGTCGCCGGCGCCTTCGCCCGTGTTGAGCCTGGCCCTGGCGCGGCTGGCGAATGCGCCGGGCCAGGCCTCGATCGCGCTGGGCGGCGTGCTGGCCAGCTTTTCGCTGATGGTCGCGATGGGCATCATGGTGGCCAGCTTCCGCGTCTCGGTGGACGACTGGATGCTGCACATCCTGCCGGCCGACCTGTACGTGCGCACCGCCAACGGCGGCAATACCGGCGGACTCGGTCCCGCCGAACAGGCGGCCATCGCCGGCCTGCCCGGCGCCGCGCAGGCCGCCTTCCTGCGCACCCGTCCGCTGACGCTCGACCCGGCCCGCCCCGCCATCAACCTGATCGCGCGCGATCTCGATGCGGCCGACCCCGGCCGGATGCTGGCGCTGGTCGGCGCGCCCGCCGCGGCGCCGGCCGGCGAGCTGCCGGTGTGGGTCTCGGAAGCGATGACCGACCTGTACGGCTTCCATACCGGCCAGCGCATCACGCTGCCGCTGGGCGGGCGCCGGCAGCGCTTCTTCGTGGCCGGGGTCTGGCGCGACTACGCCAACCAGACCGGCTCGGTGGTGGTGCGCCTGGCCGACTACCGCCGCCTGACCGGCGACGGCACCGTCACCGACGCCGCGCTGTGGGCGGCCAAGGGCAGCTCCGCGGATGCCCTCGCCGCGCGCCTGCGCGCCCTGCCCTTCGGCGCCATCCTGCAGCTGGCCAGCCCCGGCGAGATCCGCGCCGCCAGCCTGAAGATCTTCGACCGCAGCTTCGCCGTGACCTACCTGCTGGAAGCGATCGCGATCGCCATCGGCCTGTCCGGCGTGGCCGCCACCTTCTCGGCCCAGACCCTGGCGCGCGCCCGCGAGTTCGGCATGCTGCGCCACGTCGGCGTCTCGCGCGGCCAGGTGCTGAAGATCCTGGCGCTCGAAGGCGGCGCGCTGACCGTGCTGGGCGTGGCCACCGGCTTCGCGCTCGGCCTCCTGATCAGCCTGATCCTGGTGTTCGTCGTGAATCCGCAGTCCTTCCACTGGACCATGCAGCTGCACCTGCCCTGGCCGCTGCTGGGCAGCGTGGCGGCGGTGCTGGTCCTGGCCGCCGTCGCCACGGCGCTGGTGTCGGGCCGCTATGCGCTGTCCGGCGGGCCGGTGCGGGCCGTCAGGGAGGACTGGTGA
- a CDS encoding DUF4124 domain-containing protein translates to MLRLPTRLFAVLAACACCTILHAQAVYKCQSEGKTAYSDRPCAHGASSAMPPPAGISLSDTLGPQGGDARTLLELEKARIAREKSQEKEGRVQVREARLIQAQRKKCDRLRLRRKWAEEDLARTAHGPKHEAARLKLRRQAEALAVECPA, encoded by the coding sequence ATGCTGCGCTTACCCACCCGCTTGTTCGCCGTCCTCGCCGCCTGCGCTTGCTGCACCATCCTGCACGCGCAGGCCGTCTATAAATGCCAGTCCGAGGGCAAGACCGCCTACAGCGACCGGCCCTGCGCCCACGGCGCATCGAGTGCGATGCCGCCGCCGGCCGGCATTTCCCTGTCCGACACCCTGGGCCCGCAGGGCGGCGATGCGCGTACCCTGCTGGAACTCGAAAAGGCCCGCATCGCCCGTGAAAAATCGCAGGAGAAGGAAGGCCGCGTCCAGGTCAGGGAAGCGCGCCTGATCCAGGCCCAGCGCAAGAAATGCGACCGGCTGCGCCTGCGCCGCAAGTGGGCGGAGGAAGACCTGGCACGCACCGCCCACGGCCCGAAGCACGAGGCTGCACGCCTCAAGCTGCGGCGCCAGGCCGAAGCCCTGGCGGTGGAATGTCCGGCCTAG
- a CDS encoding FAD-binding oxidoreductase: MTDLFLAHCRELIGHAHVLVDEHDVAPYLTDWRGRFTGRARAVLLPADPGQVAGLVRLCAAHRVPVVPQGGRTGLVIGSVPDESGQAVVLSLRRLNRIRAVDPVNRTMTVDAGCILHDIQQTAAASGMLFPLSLAAEGSCTIGGNLATNAGGTGVLRYGNTRELCLGIELVTAQGQLWDGLRGLRKDNTGYDLRDLYIGAEGTLGVITGAVLKLFPQPKAGITALVALDSCRDALALLGLAQETAGPTLTGYELMSDVCLRLVGKHFPGLPRPFPDTHPQYALLELSSHESEQHAVRLLEATIERALEAGLAQDAVVATSIAQSRALWAIREHIPLAQAADGKNIKHDISVPISRIADFVEATDALLESAWPGVQVVCFGHLGDGNLHYNIAPPDGTPHDAFLAYQGDINRIVHDSVAGFAGSISAEHGVGALKRDELPRYKAQVELDLMRAIKAALDPLGIMNPGKIL, from the coding sequence ATGACAGATTTATTCCTCGCCCACTGCCGCGAACTGATCGGCCATGCGCATGTGCTGGTCGACGAACACGATGTCGCGCCCTACCTGACCGACTGGCGCGGCCGCTTTACCGGGCGCGCACGCGCCGTCCTGCTGCCGGCCGACCCAGGCCAGGTGGCCGGCCTGGTGCGCCTGTGCGCGGCGCACCGGGTGCCGGTCGTGCCGCAGGGCGGACGCACCGGCCTCGTCATCGGCAGCGTGCCGGACGAATCCGGCCAGGCCGTGGTGCTGTCGCTGCGCCGCCTGAACCGCATCCGCGCCGTCGACCCCGTCAACCGCACCATGACGGTGGACGCCGGCTGCATCCTGCACGACATCCAGCAGACCGCAGCCGCCTCGGGCATGCTGTTCCCGCTGTCGCTGGCGGCCGAAGGCAGCTGCACCATCGGCGGCAACCTGGCGACGAATGCCGGCGGCACCGGCGTGCTGCGCTACGGGAATACCCGCGAACTCTGCCTCGGCATCGAGCTCGTCACCGCCCAGGGCCAGCTGTGGGACGGCCTGCGCGGACTGCGCAAGGACAACACCGGCTACGACCTGCGCGACCTGTACATCGGCGCCGAAGGCACGCTGGGCGTGATCACCGGCGCGGTGCTGAAGCTGTTCCCGCAGCCGAAGGCCGGGATCACCGCGCTGGTGGCGCTGGACAGCTGCCGCGACGCGCTGGCGCTGCTGGGCCTGGCCCAGGAGACCGCCGGCCCGACCCTGACGGGTTACGAACTGATGAGCGACGTCTGCCTGCGCCTGGTCGGCAAGCACTTTCCCGGCCTGCCGCGGCCCTTCCCGGATACGCATCCGCAATACGCGCTGCTGGAACTGTCCAGCCACGAGTCCGAGCAGCACGCGGTGCGCCTGCTGGAAGCGACCATCGAGCGCGCGCTCGAAGCCGGGCTGGCCCAGGACGCCGTGGTCGCGACCTCGATCGCGCAGTCGCGCGCGCTGTGGGCGATCCGCGAGCACATCCCGCTGGCCCAGGCCGCGGACGGCAAGAACATCAAGCACGACATCTCGGTGCCGATCTCGCGCATCGCCGATTTCGTCGAGGCCACCGACGCCCTGCTCGAAAGCGCCTGGCCGGGCGTGCAGGTGGTCTGCTTCGGCCACCTGGGCGACGGCAACCTGCATTACAACATCGCACCGCCCGACGGCACGCCGCACGACGCCTTCCTGGCCTACCAGGGCGACATCAACCGCATCGTGCACGACAGCGTGGCGGGCTTCGCCGGCTCGATTTCCGCCGAGCACGGCGTCGGCGCCCTCAAGCGCGACGAACTGCCGCGCTACAAGGCGCAGGTCGAACTCGACCTGATGCGTGCCATCAAGGCCGCGCTGGACCCGCTGGGCATCATGAACCCTGGCAAAATTCTTTGA
- a CDS encoding DUF2069 domain-containing protein has protein sequence MQVHRVFHTGAVTSLVILCVWLLAWEIGVAPLHPGGSLLALKALPLLLPLRGVIKRDLYTLQWSSMVILIYFVEGVVRAWSDKSELSRIMALGEVLLVCSYFVFALLYLRPYKKQAQKLAKELLDKVKVPHD, from the coding sequence ATGCAAGTCCATAGGGTATTTCATACGGGGGCGGTGACCAGCCTGGTCATCCTGTGCGTCTGGCTGCTCGCCTGGGAGATCGGCGTGGCGCCGCTGCATCCGGGCGGCTCGCTGCTGGCGCTGAAGGCGCTGCCGCTGCTGTTGCCGCTGCGCGGGGTGATCAAGCGCGACCTGTACACGCTGCAATGGTCATCGATGGTCATCCTGATCTATTTCGTCGAGGGCGTGGTGCGGGCCTGGAGCGACAAGAGCGAACTCTCGCGCATCATGGCGCTGGGCGAAGTGCTGCTGGTCTGTTCCTACTTCGTGTTCGCCCTCCTCTACCTGCGCCCCTACAAGAAGCAGGCGCAGAAACTGGCCAAGGAACTGCTCGACAAGGTCAAGGTGCCGCATGACTGA
- the wrbA gene encoding NAD(P)H:quinone oxidoreductase — MNPTNPIILVLYYSRHGKTRKLAELIAQGVESVPGAEARLRTVPAVSTVAEATEPDIPRSGAPYVELEDLAECAGLALGSPTRFGNMAAAMKYFLDGTSAQWLSGTLSGKPAAVFTSTGSLHGGQESTLLSMMIPLLHHGMMVMGLPYTMPELMTTESGGSPYGATHWSGVDGNRPITDDEKRLAIALGRRLALASRNLQGME; from the coding sequence ATGAACCCAACCAATCCGATCATCCTCGTCCTCTATTACTCACGTCATGGCAAGACCCGCAAGCTCGCCGAACTCATCGCCCAGGGCGTGGAGAGCGTCCCCGGGGCGGAGGCGCGCCTGCGCACCGTGCCTGCCGTGTCGACCGTGGCCGAGGCTACCGAGCCGGATATCCCGCGCAGCGGCGCTCCTTACGTCGAACTCGAGGATCTCGCCGAGTGCGCCGGCCTGGCGCTGGGCTCTCCCACCCGGTTCGGCAATATGGCGGCGGCGATGAAATACTTCCTCGATGGCACCTCGGCGCAGTGGCTGTCCGGCACCCTGTCGGGCAAGCCGGCGGCCGTGTTCACCTCCACCGGCAGCCTGCACGGCGGCCAGGAGTCGACCCTGCTGTCGATGATGATTCCGCTGCTGCACCACGGCATGATGGTCATGGGCCTGCCCTACACCATGCCGGAACTGATGACCACCGAAAGCGGCGGCAGCCCCTACGGCGCGACCCACTGGTCCGGCGTGGACGGCAACCGTCCCATCACGGACGACGAAAAGCGGCTGGCGATCGCGCTGGGCCGGCGCCTGGCGCTGGCGAGCCGCAACCTGCAGGGGATGGAGTAG
- a CDS encoding YihY family inner membrane protein, producing MLSKTVSSISRSTSEMINVSVDMVRGLSWAEVRDLLRFARRRLLEEKLPQVAGSLTFTTTLALVPLLTIVLAIFTTFPIFGQLRSSLDHYFVQMVMPKAIANTITSNLTQFASKATKLSAVGAVALVLTTAAMINMIERAFNQIWRVKRPRPLVQRVLIYWALVTLGPLLFGLSLTLTSQLFSATTGLMSAVPFFGALFYSVVSVALTTGAYTLLYMTVPNRWVEWQDALWGGLVAAIAFEVAKRVFAIFIRQFPTYAIIYGALAALPLFLLWMYLSWLITLVGALLTAALPVVKYERWWYQPVPGGAFVDAMAILKVLHGGARITGTALVTGAQIRAHTRIGYDEMSQLLEQMAAVGWVGRVQAGEAVQAIWGRGAREGGEAWVLLADPALIRLSEVYRLFVFGGASVDAGPGPGAAAGTGATAAAAANGEPAPASPLALDTAALARKVETAVDRGLDQTLSAHFAR from the coding sequence ATGCTCTCGAAAACCGTCTCTTCCATTTCCCGTTCCACCAGCGAGATGATCAATGTCAGCGTCGACATGGTGCGCGGGCTGAGCTGGGCCGAGGTGCGCGACCTGCTGCGCTTCGCGCGCCGCCGCCTGCTCGAAGAAAAGCTGCCGCAGGTGGCCGGCAGCCTGACCTTCACCACCACGCTGGCCCTGGTGCCCCTGCTCACCATCGTGCTGGCGATCTTCACCACCTTTCCGATCTTCGGCCAGCTGCGTTCGAGCCTCGACCATTACTTCGTGCAGATGGTCATGCCGAAGGCCATCGCCAATACGATCACCTCGAACCTGACCCAGTTCGCCAGCAAGGCGACCAAGCTGTCGGCGGTGGGCGCGGTGGCGCTGGTCCTGACGACGGCGGCGATGATCAACATGATCGAGCGCGCCTTCAACCAGATCTGGCGCGTCAAGCGCCCGCGTCCGCTGGTGCAGCGGGTGCTGATCTACTGGGCACTGGTCACGCTCGGGCCGCTGCTGTTCGGCCTCTCGCTGACCCTGACCTCGCAGCTGTTCAGCGCCACCACCGGCCTGATGAGCGCCGTGCCTTTCTTCGGCGCGCTGTTCTACTCGGTGGTGTCGGTGGCCCTGACCACCGGCGCCTACACACTGCTGTACATGACGGTGCCGAACCGCTGGGTCGAGTGGCAGGACGCGCTGTGGGGCGGGCTGGTGGCGGCGATCGCCTTCGAGGTCGCCAAGCGCGTGTTCGCCATTTTCATCCGGCAGTTCCCGACCTACGCCATCATCTACGGCGCCCTGGCGGCGCTGCCGCTGTTCCTGCTGTGGATGTACCTGTCCTGGCTGATCACCCTGGTCGGCGCGCTGCTGACGGCCGCGCTGCCGGTGGTGAAGTACGAGCGCTGGTGGTACCAGCCGGTGCCGGGTGGCGCCTTCGTGGACGCGATGGCCATCCTCAAGGTGCTGCACGGCGGCGCCCGGATCACCGGCACGGCGCTGGTGACCGGCGCCCAGATCCGCGCCCACACCCGCATCGGCTACGACGAGATGAGCCAGCTGCTGGAACAGATGGCGGCCGTGGGCTGGGTCGGCCGCGTGCAGGCCGGCGAAGCGGTCCAGGCGATCTGGGGGCGCGGCGCGCGCGAGGGCGGCGAGGCTTGGGTGCTGCTGGCCGACCCGGCGCTGATCCGCCTGTCCGAGGTCTACCGCCTGTTCGTGTTCGGCGGCGCCAGCGTGGATGCCGGCCCGGGGCCCGGGGCGGCGGCCGGGACGGGCGCCACTGCCGCAGCGGCCGCGAACGGCGAGCCGGCACCGGCGTCGCCGCTGGCGCTGGACACCGCCGCCCTGGCGCGCAAGGTCGAGACGGCGGTCGATCGCGGCCTGGACCAGACCCTGTCCGCGCATTTCGCGCGCTGA